The DNA region ttcgaaatttgattctccttgatcgaacagcTCATGAtgaatagaacttattcttttattcattgaccatcagaATCGACCATCAAAATCCGCATTTTTACTGGAAGTAGCGAAATTTTctaatactttgtcgaatcgaccactgaaaactgaATTTCTATCATAGTAtcgactgaaattcaacgtatgtgtctcaattccaaaacttcgtatagtttcaagatttggctcgaattgatctaacagttccTCGGAAATTGATCTCATACTTTGTCTAATCGGCCACTGAATTTCTATCGAGAGTATTGAactgaattcgaaaactataaatATGAGATTCTAGGATTGAACGCCCACACTAAACCTCTCCGAAACCAGCCCTAAACAAAACTTcaggaaatttcaacaaaagatGCCAAAGAAATCAAGGTTGGAAAGAAGATATAAAAGGTGGAAACCATCAAGAGAATTTCATTAAAGGTGAATATTGGCACAAGGAACAAATCAAAACAACTATTCTCTCAgcgacgtttcggaaatttTATTTCCTTCATCAGGCTACAACAAAAGGTAATCATTACATTCAGATGGACtcaaaaaacaaagaaaagGTTGTGAAAAAAGTggtcaaaaatatataaactaatatatgaatatatatttatatatatttagactgattcaaaaaaatcgactttcttttttttcggcaaacacaccccttattatcttcagggcatCGAAAAAAAACGTCTGTGAAGATATTAGccaaaaatcttattatttagaggtcgctcttcgaggatttctattttccctactaatagcaggggaaaataatttatttctagttaaaaaattccagttcgcaaaccaatggacggataccattgagcgatatatttttatgtagggagtttAGTGGTCTACAAAAACTGCCCCATAAAATTTTTgcataaaacggcttttcgaaaagttattagagcttgaaattaaatttttgtcgaagtagctgtttttactcggatatcgggaagcagttattggaatttactttgaaaatcaggaaatcgttctcgaaagttacaattgatatgattttattcAGATTTAAATCATTCATGACAtccccaaattgtcaacctcaacaattgttagggtgtttcatactcttcagaatcaaattatttagcatctcttttttctcattcacttgggtcagaaagaatgattggttttgtgcttgtgattagtgtttgatcttaaactcggtacttgtcttcagtttcatccataatacaattttgtgtattcattatttttgcaaacccaaaatggccgcatttgcaaaattctcgctatatgatttcattggagAAGACATTACGTAGTGAAAGTAACATATAGATGATAGGATCTTTCTGTTGTTAACGATTTAACGGAGCGAGTTATTGGTTTAATTGAAGAATGTAATAACTactaaaagaagaatgaagaattaacagttacagtttcttttacaattgatcaacgaacatcgtcatcgttttccggattgcaacaaaaaaaaattgaaattatctgtttagaacatattatctattatagatgttgaatataCCAACACCAATATTATTTCCCACAACCGAATGAATGCTTTCTATATGCGACTTATTTCTAATATCATTAAACCTACCAATTCCACAAATATCGagatatttgttgaaaaattgttgaagtTCACTCTTTTGTGACagcggccattttgggtttataaaaataatgaatacaaaaaattgtattatgactgAAACTGAAGTACCGGGTTTAAGAacaacactaatctgaaagagagCATAAAACCattcattctttctgacccaaatgaatgagaaataagagatgctgaataatttgattctgaagagtataaatttctaactctctaacaattgttgaggttgactatttgaggatgtcataaattatttgaatctacatagaatcatattaattgtatctttccagaactattttctgattttcaaagtaaattccaataatttctccccgatatccgagtaaaaacagctacttcGATGTATGggacagtttttgtagagcacctgattccctacataaaaatatatcgctcaacgAAATCCGTCCATTgttttgcgaactggaattttttaactagaaacaaatttttttcccctgctattagtagggaaaatagaaatcctcgatgagcgacctctaaatattttcggataatattttcaaaaacgtcatttttcaatgtcctgaagataataaggagtgtgtttctcgaaaaaaaagaatgtcgatttttttgaatcagtctaagaCATATtttatcttttgaatgtcagcaatacatttttagctatcaaacaatatagcatatgtacgagttttagcaaaggttagtgcaacggggtaccatacaatttggagtatgatacaagagcttagggaaaaacctcagtaaaaaaaccctgtctctccgtgagtagtgtagtgatgtcaaatatatgaataaaatgTGAATAACCGAATGACTGAAAAGGaggaatcaaaatttttttttgataaattatgTAAAAGCGAAACATCGAATAAAAACTGACATACATTCATTCGTCCTAAAAATATCATCTCTTCAATAGATCTTACAAGATTTTGTTCTCTACATAGCAGAGCATTATTTTCATAGTGCTGTAAAAGTGAAAGTagaagtgaaagtgcccactagcaCAGctgctacggaatttttgattccgtctgtgaagtttgtgtagatTCTATACGCGTATGtattatcggaattttaattcgttaaaattttcgaagttgCTGTTCATCTGCCAGTCCAGTCCAGGTCTAGTGAAataggccaagaggtgaaaCTACATTGTTTAAGTCTGATCAACTGGGTGAGATAAATACATTAAATGTGAGCTGACCAATAGTTATGATGCGAGTAGGAGCAGTGAATGAATCGTACAAGTTAAAATGAGAAAAGAATAGTATTATTAATATACATGATATTTATCATTGagcaacatttacagagacgaactgcttacaagtgagcacgattagaacgtccatcggaaaaacagaagatacaattgatgaATTATGAGAAGTGCAAAACGAGAGTACTGCGATAACCACTAAACGTTGGTTTCAAGAGGTGCAGAAGGCTGAGAGCCAACATGTATATCGAGTAAGATGAATGAACGTGAGAATGTATCATGAGAGCACAAATTTATAGTGAGTAgattgtcaggaatagacagatttatagggacctaaaatgggaaaccatttcaacacgaattgatcaaacagttggTGGTTTTATAATTTGCCGAATCGGCAAACtacaattcggaaaatttttaagaattcgtctgatgaaggattcTGATGTGACTACGCAACATTAAGAAATCTTACCAAAAATTCCCTTTTCCGTTCAGTGTCAGTTTCGTACCGAACTGTATAACCGTGGCGATCGAAGTATCGTACGAGTAAAAAAGTCATCTAGAattttgtggttctgaaaagaaCCGATATGCAAGATTCCCGAATCGAAATTTAGGCACGTTCACCCCTGATACGTCTAGCAAGTTGAATGTCCTTCGGCATGATAGTTACTCTTTTGGCGTGGATCGCACACAAGTTTGTATCCTCGAAGAGTCCAACCAAATAAGCTTCGCTAGCTTCTTGAAGTGCCATTACGGCGGAACTTTGAAATCTGAGATCAGTTTTGAAATCCTGAGCGATCTCACGTACCAACCTCTGGAAAGGCAACTTACGGATCAACAACTCGGTACTCTTCTGATAACGTCGTATTTCACGTAAAGCAACGGTACCCGGACGGTAACGGTGAGGTTTCTTCACACCGCCTGTGGCTGGAGCACTTTTACGTGCAGCCTTGGTGGCTAATTGTTTTCGCGGAGCCTTACCCCCGGTCGACTTTCTAGCAGTCTGCTTAGTACGAGCCATAATGAATGTTAGTGAATTCCTCTACACGAACAGGTCCGCGACGCAATCTGAACAATTCTATCCGTCCCCACCACCGTCGGCCCATATTTATAGACTACGTTGCCGTTCCAATGCGTATCTGAAAATCTATTGGATGCTACGGAATTACTGTGGTGGGGCGGCTGTAGTTTATAAATACTGGTCAGAGACTACGTTGCTCTTATTCaaacattccgagtcattcacttgacaggagaagacgtgctacagtgctcctagtgctataaaagagaaagcggacgagaaagtcgaagtgtcacagtgccgtaaaagagaaagcggaggtgaaagtgcccactaaccaagctacggaatatttgattccgtctgcgaagtttttgtaggttctatatttgttatcggaattttaattcgttaaaattctcaaagttggtgttcatcctaagtgtccagagaatttctcgttggtactgcagaaaacatcaggtgagcttatttttcgtatctcttttctgatttttatcatagcgtataaaacattcgactttataccatagttttatattagactattttagtgaagatttctgaatattttattattttgagatttttgattataaaaccatgtcggaaacctcagataatgagggctcctacatggaagcgaccgatgctgaagagttcagcgaaggcgaacacgaggagcttgtaaagctcagagaagaaaatgggcagttgaaagctcaaatagtcaaactgactgaaactgtgtcacagttggtcggtgggATGCGCCtattgagggaggaaatgacccgcaacaATATGACGAAACCTCCCAcgtacgccgcaatcacaaagccggtacagggttccaagaataattcccttataggaactgattcacaacccgaaacaagga from Coccinella septempunctata chromosome 1, icCocSept1.1, whole genome shotgun sequence includes:
- the LOC123318872 gene encoding histone H3; amino-acid sequence: MARTKQTARKSTGGKAPRKQLATKAARKSAPATGGVKKPHRYRPGTVALREIRRYQKSTELLIRKLPFQRLVREIAQDFKTDLRFQSSAVMALQEASEAYLVGLFEDTNLCAIHAKRVTIMPKDIQLARRIRGERA